Genomic window (uncultured Campylobacter sp.):
GGCGCAAACGCAGCTAAACGTGATGCTAATCTTTGCGATCTCGGGCGTCTGGCACGGCGCGGGGCTTAGCTTTTTACTCTGGGGGCTCATCCACGGCCTTGGCGTCGTGTTTTTAAACTTAACCGACGAGCGCAAATGGCTAAATTCGGTCATACTTGGACGATATTTTACATTTATTTTCGTGAGCATGGTTTGGGTGTTTTTCACGATGGATTTTGAGGGAGCGGTGCGCTATATCGGGGCGATTTTTAGAAACTCGGGCGGAGAGCTTCTTGCGATTTGTGCGCTATTTGCGTGCGTTTTCGTATTTGTATTTTTATACTCCGCGCTTGACGTTTATCCGGTTTTGGTTAAATTTTTTGAAAATATAAACGCCCTTTTTTCAGCCGTTTTTTTGGCGATTTTTGGGATAATTATTTACTTTTTGATGCCGTCCGGTATGCCTAATTTTATATATCAAGGATTTTGATGAGAGCGTTTTTTGGGGTATTTCTCGCATTTTTTACGCTGATTGCGCTATTTTTGCGACCGCTGTCAAACTACTACGAAGCCAAATATCAAAAGGATTTTTTCATCACAGACGAGCGCGCGATGGCGCTGAGCGATAAATTTATAAACATCGCAGAGGATGGCTTGCAAAGCGCAAAATCGGCTCTTGATAAATTTATGCGGGTTTTTTGGGCTAAATTTAGCAAGCCTGATTTAAAGGGCGATAGAGTGGCCATAAGCGCGGCAACGCAAAATCAAACAGTAAATTTAAACGCTCAAAACCAAACCGCAAATTCAAGCGCTCAAAATCAACAAAATTTAGCCGCAAACTCTAGCGCGCAAGATGAAGCAAATTTAACGACGAAAGACGCTCAAATTTCCCCCGTCGTATCCGATTTAAATTTAGACGAAAACGGCTCGCGGGACACAAATTTAGCGAGTTTAGCGCAAAAAATCGCGCAAGAAGATAAAGCGCAGCAGCCAAAATCCCGGGCTTTTGACATCGAGCTAAATGAAAATTTAGGCGTCATCTTGATAGGCGACTCCATAATGCAAGGCTTTGGCTGGGGCTTTGAAAACACGCTAAAAACAAGCAAAATCACGATAAAAAATCTAGCCAAAGCAAGCACGGGACTAACTAATAAAAAATTTTACGACTGGAGCGAAGAGCTAAAAAATGCGCTGGAAAATCTAAAAAACCGTCCGCAAAATTTACTGATTTTAGCGCTTTTTGGCGCAAACGACGCTTATAGCTACGCCTTTGAGGGGCGCGCGCTGGAGTTTGGCACGGATGCGTGGAAGCAGGCTTACGAGGGCAGGATAGCGCAGATATACGACATAGCGGACGAATACGGCGCTCAGGTCGCATGGCTGGGGATGCCCTGCATGAGGAGCGAGAAATTCGACAAAAAAATGAAAACGCTAAATCTCATCTACAAGGATGCAGCACAAAAACGAGGCGCGCGCTATATCGACATCGGCGGCGCGATCTGCGATAACGGCAAATATCTAAAGCAAGGCGCTGATAACAAGCCGCTGCGTAACGACGACGGCGTGCATATCAGCCTAAACGGCGCCAAAAAGGTCGCTATT
Coding sequences:
- a CDS encoding DUF459 domain-containing protein yields the protein MRAFFGVFLAFFTLIALFLRPLSNYYEAKYQKDFFITDERAMALSDKFINIAEDGLQSAKSALDKFMRVFWAKFSKPDLKGDRVAISAATQNQTVNLNAQNQTANSSAQNQQNLAANSSAQDEANLTTKDAQISPVVSDLNLDENGSRDTNLASLAQKIAQEDKAQQPKSRAFDIELNENLGVILIGDSIMQGFGWGFENTLKTSKITIKNLAKASTGLTNKKFYDWSEELKNALENLKNRPQNLLILALFGANDAYSYAFEGRALEFGTDAWKQAYEGRIAQIYDIADEYGAQVAWLGMPCMRSEKFDKKMKTLNLIYKDAAQKRGARYIDIGGAICDNGKYLKQGADNKPLRNDDGVHISLNGAKKVAIYVVDKLLNEKNDNF